The Ipomoea triloba cultivar NCNSP0323 chromosome 13, ASM357664v1 genomic interval TGACTACTCATTGTACTATCataatactcaaataaaatACCTGGTaaccattattaccgtcaaggttaaaaacacatgaatcaatgccaaatcacataaaaaaaggaaaatgacatCTCTAGTCAACATGTTGCCTAATGATAATTTACTACAAGtgctaattatatatatatatatatatatatatatatatatatatatatatatatatatatatatatatatatatatatgttacaagtTCAAATGCATAATGaaaggtttaatttttttttttaaaaaaaatttagggtctaattgcactgtTTCTATTAGTTCGGGGGTTTATTTGACTTCTTCccattcaaattttatttaaaataatttcacatAGATATTTTAGAATCATATTACTTTAACATAGTTTCTAAATTATTGAATGTTTTTAGAAtaacataaacaattttaattatattcaaataaatttttgatgaaaaattaattttttgtgtgtCTTAGTTATTATCATGATGTAgatttaatatttcatttattcacaATATAAATTTAGTACCTCAATTGTTATAAAAGTCATGAAGCAATTTCACTACTTTATTATGTGACATATTAGTGACGAAATGCATTATTAAGCCCAAgggcaaaatttttaaaattttcagtgGAGATGAGTTAGAGGGTGAAGGTAGAATTCCCAATTTGGCCGGTtccattgattttattattacaaattgtatattttgaacCATAGTTCACATTATAAGGTGAATCACTAATAAATATTcgttttaatatattgaatgtttatttttaatgtatttaatgtttattttttaattagtatattaaaaaataaacttcgAATACACTaataatgaaactacaaaataTAAACGTGTAGCATACGAAAAATAACCTTATGTATGTATActaaaaaattaacttatatGGTAGTGGttcacaataatgattgtattcTTACTAGCTCCCAGTCTCCCAGCCACTACACTCTTACccaattaactttaaaaatgtCATGGAAAATAATCTTTCCAAATCCTAGAAATGGAGAAGGGGTATTCATAAAAATTTCGAATGGAAGAGGGACAATTTAATTGCAAGGTAGGAGTCTTTGGTTAAGTTTAAAGGTACGTAAggattttttttggattattttCACATTCTTCTTAGCATCTACTTTATGAGAAACCAAATCAATTAATCAGGCAACTAAATATACAATTATCATATTAAGTTCCGAAATTGAgaactttatctaaaatattaaaatattctcAAGTATTTACTGCATATAACTCAGAAAAATATGACAGTGatgaaattaactttttgacTGAAGAGAGGAAAGGTTAGTGTGAATATAAGAAAGACAAGTGTATGAGATGGGGAATTGGCAACGAGGATAGTATTTTGAAGTCGGTTTGCATGTGAAGTAGCAGAAAGAATGACATAATTGAAGGCAGAAAACGGAAATGGTGCAGTTGAGCGTTGGAAATTAAGTTTAAGACTTTTTGAAGATATGTGATGTTGTATGTATAGGTAATGAGATCATGGGGTGGTTGAATTGGGGTTTGTAATAAATGATGATTGACGACGACCCCAGGCCCAGGGGCCAGGCCAACAACATTAGAGGTTCTGTTTTGCTTCATTAATTGCTGGTCTCTATCTCCTTTATTTCTTTGCTCCTTATCCATTAATCTTGCACATAATGAAATATGTTTGCACTCCATTTGCGGTGAAGTTTTTGAGAAAATCTTTATATGTGCAGTAGAgacaacatttttatttttatttttgctaattgtgtttttttttttgttttattcatttagcattttaaaaaaaatctcacgAACTCAAACAATAATTTAGCTCTAATCTTCATTATTTGTTTGATGATCCAAGTGATATCACCAACTCATACCATCAAAGATACGTAGATGCATGCACGATATGGTAAttgtaatgaaaaaaaaataagggaTTCACCTAGCTCCATACTTTTGCGAACTTGGGTAACTCAATCTCTAATTTAGGAATTCCAATGgcctaattattattttttttttgaatactattgactctgttacaatgtaatatttgttcatacatattttttcaacctactgaagcacaaaaagtcaatgtcggccacagctatgccgcttgaccacaaggtctttggaaGATACTCAAATGGCGTACAATGTATTATTTTGCTCTTTGatctcattttatttaaaatttcttttaaaataatacaatactttttttttatgttttgcattcttttttattttatgatgggtaagtatgtatatatttgtatgtgttttattttgaataggagtattttggttatttaaataatatttcttttaatttctattcCGTGGTCCAacgaatatatattattcctcCTATAATTTCATGTTTATTCCCTTTGTGaactaaacaatagaataataatattattttattcattactTATTCCATTCTTTATGAAATTTTGTTCTATTTCCTCTACTTGTACtctttgaaccaaacatggcGTAAAAAAAGGATTaggaatttatttttctctaatTTGAGGAATtcatatgttttttatttttcaaattttagaaaaaaaataattttttttggtgaactAAACATGACATTAGAGTAGTTTTGACTTTTTGGCCATTAAATAGCTCCCTTGTGATCCAGACATCAAATTTTATGATCTTATTCTCTACTTCATTTTATAAGCAATTTCTTTGTTGTGGTTTGATTGgttggtttgaagacatggtttAGGAACGTTGTTCAATATCGAATTTACTTTCGGTTGTGGTTTGATTGGTTGGTTTGAAAACATGGTTTACAGGTTTAGGGTCAATTTGCCTATGTATATAGGCAGGGtcattccaataaaaattggggccatgtgtcatattttaatttgggccttttttcgagtaatttttatatataaataatagttgttcaaaaagctgtaccaaaatataaatattgtataatatatatatatatatatatatatatatatatatatatatatatatatatatagggtggtTTTCAGATGCAAACCTCCCTTACCATGCAAACTTGAGAACTTGTACTAACCATAGATTTGTGGTGATCTAATGGCTTACAATTAATTAGGATAATCGCACCGTTTACTATTAAACTGAATACATAGGGGTATGTCCGGCAATGCCCTgttcctttttaattttaatactattcTATACGATCCTTCTGGTAGTTGAACTCCTATCTTTGCGGTAGTGAGTTTTGATTGGGAAACGACTACAAGAGGCCTTTTATCGTTTTCTTGGCACTGGTAAGAGTACTTCGCCACCATCCTAACGACTGCAACATCACGTACATCGTTTTCCTGCCACCAGTAAGAGAACGCCATCACCATCCTCGCCAACATGCATTCAGGTTAGTAATAGTACGTTGATTGTTGATATGTAACCATGatcttgttttatttaatagtagAATGGTGGTATTGTGTGAGAATGTAGTGCAACTTCACCATGCACTACTGGAAcaattaattagtttataaaTACTGTGTGATTTGTTTTTCCCTTCCTTTTGGCGCTGGTTTTTTTCTCCTGCTACTACAGCAGTGCACTGCTTCAATAGTGTaggctttaattttattatttgtattttgttttaataatcGAACTTTTTGGCAGACGGGAATGCAGGAGAAACAACTCAAATTGCTGTTGAACCTTGCATAATGGAGATATCTCCAGGAAGAACCAAGTATTGGGTGCCCAATTGTGAGGGTGCATCTGTGCCACATGTTGGTCTTAAATTTAAGTCATTAGAAGAGGGTGTCCAACTGTATAGGAGTTATGCCGCCCTAAGTGGATTCGACGCCAGGCAAAGCACCGTGAAGAGAAATAGGGAAGGAGaaataacaacaaaatatttAGTCTGCAGCCGTGAGGGATATAAAGGTGGGGGTGTAAAGAAGCACAAAAATGGGGAAGGAGAAGATGGTGGAGGTCTTATACAACGTAGGCGACGACCCTCCAATAGGGTTGGTTGTGGTGCCAAGATAGGTTTCAGAAAGATCAACACCGGAGAGTTTTTGGTTTCTATATTTGAAAACAAGCACAACCATTATTTGGCAACAGATGCATCCAAAGTATTTTTGCGTGCAAATCGAAAACTTGATATCTGGCAACAAACACTTATTGCCAACTGTGCAAAGGCAAATATAGGACCCACGCGAACATTTAGACTTTGCAAAGAGGTGGCTGGTGGGTATGATAACGTGGGGGCAACAAGCATGGAGTTCTGTAACTTCAAGCGTGACTTACAAGCATATATTGAGGGTGGAGATGCACAAATAGTTATCGAGAAACTTCGCAACAAGAAAGAGTTGAATGCTGATTTTTTTTACAACTACTACCTTGACGAGGAAAACAGGCTTGCACGACTATTTTGGTCTGACCCCATTTCACGGCAAAACTACATGCGTTTCGGAGATGTTGTATCATTTGATGCAACATACGGTACTAACAAGTATGTGTTTAATATTATAGTTCCAAAGCATTAGTTGATATGAGCATCGTGTGTTTGTTTTGATAATCTGGGCATCACAATTAATTTCGTTTGTTGTGCATTAATAAGTTGAGTTATGGTGATCGCAGGTATAACTTGGTTTTTGTGCCGTTCACGGGGGTTGACAATCACAAAAGATGCGTCACATTTGCTGCAGGATTGCTCACAAAGGAAGACATAGATTCATACACATGGTTGTTGGACAATTTCAAGGCCGCAATGGGTAACCCACCACTTTATATTGTTACAGATCAAGACCCAGCTATGAGGACTGCAAttcctaaggtttttaatgaatGCCGCCACCGTTTCTGCATGTGGCATATCATGACAAAAGTGAGTGAAAAAGTGGGGCCTGAACTAGCAAAAGACGAGGTATTTCGGA includes:
- the LOC116001327 gene encoding protein FAR1-RELATED SEQUENCE 5-like — its product is MHSDGNAGETTQIAVEPCIMEISPGRTKYWVPNCEGASVPHVGLKFKSLEEGVQLYRSYAALSGFDARQSTVKRNREGEITTKYLVCSREGYKGGGVKKHKNGEGEDGGGLIQRRRRPSNRVGCGAKIGFRKINTGEFLVSIFENKHNHYLATDASKVFLRANRKLDIWQQTLIANCAKANIGPTRTFRLCKEVAGGYDNVGATSMEFCNFKRDLQAYIEGGDAQIVIEKLRNKKELNADFFYNYYLDEENRLARLFWSDPISRQNYMRFGDVVSFDATYGTNKYNLVFVPFTGVDNHKRCVTFAAGLLTKEDIDSYTWLLDNFKAAMGNPPLYIVTDQDPAMRTAIPKVFNECRHRFCMWHIMTKVSEKVGPELAKDEVFRKKLNKIVWNEVISVEDFEAQWKALMEEYKLANNQWLCHLFELRKFWIPAYFGDVFMGGLIRTTSRSEAENSAFGKFTSPNASLVEFYFQYESAIDAQRHSDAKRNAQCGGYFPDYETPLLLERHAATVYTITIFYEVQKEIIAGCFYCQIVEIRKDGDSTWYDIKEECNRIFCVKHSPADNSVLCSCGLFNRLGMVCRHMFLVFKDARLECIPNQYVVPRWTKLSCMEHLTTREQHTSRDSSTKLLMKKMWSDIYSCIGLVGGDSDRLERMTQVIKGLKEEFTQDGATQELAKGNKGVIEAFCETRAPDIVTIKPPLKVKNKGSGRRIKSNREKGIEKSKKPKRLCRSCNQFARHDSRNCPTG